From Rhodopseudomonas palustris:
ACCACCGGCAGCGCCACCGCGATCACGCTGATCTATCCTGAGCTGAAGGGCAAGCTGAACGGCCACGCGGTCCGTGTCCCGGTGCTGAACGCAAGTCTGACCGACTGCGTGTTCGAACTGAACCGCCCGACCTCCGTCGACGAGGTCAACTCGCTTTTCAAGTCCGCGTCGGAGAGCGTGCTGGCCGGCATTCTCGGCTACGAGAGCCGCCCGCTGGTGTCGGCAGACTACACCAATGATTCGCGCAGTTCGATCGTCGACGCGCTGAGCACGATGGTGACCGACCAAACGCTGCTCAAGGTGTACGCTTGGTACGACAACGAAGTCGGCTACGCCTGCCGAATGGTGGATCTCGCCGACATCGTCCGCAAAGCCGGGGTCTGACGCTTTGCGCAATTACGTCATCGTCACGGCGTCCTATTGGGGCTTCACGCTGGTTGACGGCGCGCTCCGGATGCTCGTCCTGTTTCATTTCTTCCGGCTCGGCTATACGCCGTTTACGCTGGCGTTTCTGTTTCTCCTGTATGAAGCCGCCGGCATCGTAGCCAATCTGGCGGGAGGCTACTTTGCATCGCGCTTCGGCATTCCGCGCATGCTCGCTATCGGCCAAGCGCTGCAGATCGCCGGGCTGTTGATGTTGTCAGCGCTCGACCCCGGCTGGACCGCCGCCGCATCGGTGGCTTGGGTGGTCGCAGCGCAGGGCATCGCCGGCGTCGCCAAGGATCTCACCAAAACCGCGTCGAAATCCGCCATCAAGGCCACCTCGGCGCAGGGCAGCGGGCAACTCTTCCGCTGGGTCGCCTGGTTCACCGGTTCGAAGAACACGATGAAGGGCGTCGGGTTCTTTCTCGGCGGCCTGCTGCTCGATTGGGTCGGATTCCGGCAGGCCCTTTGGCTGATGGCAGGCTTGCTCGGCGTGATCTTCATCGCCGGTCTCGCTTTACTGCCGCGACATCTCGGCAAGGCGAAATCGTCGAAGACGATGCGCGAATTGTTCGGAAAATCACGCGGCGTGAACCTGCTGGCGGCGGCGCGGGTCTTCATGTTCGGTGCGCGGGACGTGTGGTTCGTGGTCGGTCTGCCGGTGTTTCTCTACGCCAACGGCTGGCGCTTCCTAGAGGTCGGCGGCTTTCTGGCCGCGTGGACGATCGCCTATGGCGGCATACAGGCGATTGCGCCCAGCCTTGTGACGCGAAGCAACGACGGCCTGAGCCGCGAAGTGCCTGCCGCCCGGCTCTGGGCCGCTGTGCTGGCCGCGATCCCGATCGTGCTGGCGCTGGCGATGGCCTTCGCCGGCGTTGCGCGACCCGACCTGCTCCTCGTGATCGGCTTGGCGCTGTTCGGCCTGCCGTTCGCGGTGAACTCCTCGCTGCACTCCTATCTGATCCTGGCCTATGCGGGATCGGAGAAGGCCGCCGAGGACGTCGGCTTCTACTACGCAGCAAACGCAGTCGGACGGCTGCTCGGCATCATTCTGTCGGGTGTGCTCTATCAGCTCGCGGGCATCTCCGGCTGCCTGATCGGATCAGCGGTCATGCTGTTGCTGTGCTGGTTGATAACGCACGCGCTCCCGTTGGACGAACGCGCGGCACCTACTGGGGAAAAGCCGACCTGACACGCCCCGCCTCGTTCGGGCTCGCGCAGCACCAGACCCTGACAATCATGGCATGGCTTATTTCGGTGCCCCGGCTACGGCGCAGTGGACTTGACCCATAGCTCTGCGGAGTGGATCTTCACTTGAGTGAGCCGAGCCTCCGTGACGCTCGGGTCGCCGATGCCTTGACCAGTTCGCAGAGCTCTTCGATGGCGCGAGCCGACAATCGCTGCCGTGGCACGGCGCCGCTCAGGGCAGCGATGATACCACCGCTGGCGTCGCGAATAGGGGCGCCGACGGCGAAGACATTTTCGAGGTTTTCCTCGTCGCAAACGACGTAGCCCAGCCGACGACCTTCCTTGAGGTCTTTGAGGACTGCGGATACCGAGCGCTTTGTCTTCTTCGTCAGCTGTTTGAGCGGGCCGGTGCCGAGCAGCGCCTGGACTTCGTCGTCCGAGCTGTCGAGCAGCAGAGCTTTGCCGAGCGCCGTCGAATGAAGATAGGTCCGTGACCCCGGCGCATTGGTGATCGAGATCGGGCCGCCGCTCTGCACCGTCGCCAGATACACGACATCCTGGCTGCGGAGCACGCCAAGGAAGCTATTTACCTGATGCTGCTCGGCAAGCAGGTGCAGTTCAGGTGCAGTGGCGGCGTTGAGGTCGGTCGAGGCAAGAAAAGCAGAGCCGATCTGGAACGCCTTGTAGCCGATCTTCCACTTCGAATTGCCGAGCGACTTCTCGACGAAGCCGGCTTCGGACAAAGTGTTGATCAAGCGCTGCGCGATGCTCGGCGCCACGCCGAGCTGGCGGCCCAGTTCGCGTACGCCGAGCTCCCCCTCCCGCCCCAACAACTCCAGCACCGCCAAAGCGCGCGCGACGGTCTGACTTCCGGTCGCCGTCTTTCCCACACTAACCATTTGGATGGCCATCCCAGCGACATTTAGCTGCTGCGCCCGCCCGATCCCGCAGCCTCGACGAACGATGCGGATACTCGGTTGCCGGCGTCATTTCAAAACCTATTTAGTCGAGGCCGGGGGGTGATCGAAGGCGGGGGTTTGGAGCAGCGCTCGGGCGAAAGCGAGGCAAGCGCCGGCGAGCTCGATCCGATCGGCCTTCGAGCGCATTACGGTCGACTCCACGCGGACGGCCATGCCCAGCGCCGCAATCTCCGCCGCCAGAGCTTCATCGCAATTGTCGATGACGATGCCGTCGGCGAGGCCGCGATAATGCGCGGCGACGCCGAGCGCCGACACCGGCGCCTTCAGCTCCTGCATGATCTTGGCCGCAGGCCCCTTGATGGCGGCGCCGCCGACGATCGGCGACACCACGATGATCGGTACGCCGAGCCCCTTCAGCCACGACCTCGCGCCGGGCACAGCCAGGATCGGATCAATGCTGAGATAAGGGTTCGACGGGCAGATGATCACGGCCGCCGGCCGCGGCAGCGCGCCGATCGCCGGATTGAGCCGCGCCGCCGCGGCGCCGGCAAACTCGATGCGATCGACCGGCACGCCGCAGGCCAACCGCACGAAATATTCCTGGAACGCGATGCTGCGGCCGCCGCTGTGGATCACGGTTCGCACCGGATCGTCCGACATCGGCAGCAGGCGCGAGGTGACGCCGAGCGCGGCGCCAAGCTCGACGGTGACCTCGGTGAGCGTCGCACCTTCGCGCAGACGGTTGGTGCGGTAGGCATGGGTCGCGAGATCGCGGTCGCCGAGCTTGAACCAGGCCGGCCCGCCGAGCCGCGCCAGTTGCTCCATGAAGCCCCACGTCTCGCCTTCGAGGCCCCAGCCCTGCTGACTGTTGGCCACGCCGCCCAGCGTGTAGGTGACCGTGTCGAGGTCGGGGCTGATGTGGAAGCCGAGGTGCTCGAAATCGTCGCCGGTGTTGACGATAACGGTGAGCCGGTCGCCGAGCAGATGCGCCAGGCCGTCCGCCAGCTTGGCGCCCCCGACGCCGCCGGCGAGTGCTATGATGTGATCGTCTGCAACAGGCGCGGTCATCGAAACATATCCATGTGTTTGGGCCGCAACAGATCGCGCGCGGTGCCGATGCCGGCGAGATCGACCCCGCGCACCACGACGACCGGCGTGGCCTCAGCCGCCTGCCCCATCAGCAGCGACGCCGCCGCCGCGACTTCGTCGGCTGCGCCGACCTCGGTGGTCTCGAGCTTGCGGCCGAACAGGTCCGGCTGGCCGCGCAGATCGCGCATCGTGGCGATGCCGCTGGCGCCGATCGTGGTGCCGATCGTGCCGTTGCGCCAGGCGCGCCCGATGCTGTCAATGATCATCACGCCGACCGCCGCACCGATCTCGGCAACCAGCCGCTCCCGGATCCGCTGCGCCGACGCGTCGGGATCGAGCGGCAGCAGCAGCGCGGTTTCGCCCTCCACATTGGAGCGGTCGATGCCGGCATTGGCAAGCACCAGGCCGAGCCGATGCTCGACGATGATCACGCCAGGCCGAACGCGCAGCACCTCACTTGATTCCGCGAGGATCAATTCTACGATCCGCGGATCCTTGTGGGCCGCCTCCGCGATCTCGATCGCACGGGCCGATGGCGTGACGCCGGACAGATCAATGCCGCGGCCTTCGGCCTTCGAGACCACTTTCTGCGCGATCACGACGATGTCGTGATCCTGCAGGTGCCGGCCGCAATCCGCCAGCGATGCCAGGATCAGACCGGCCAGGTCGTCACCGGGCTCGACCAGCGGCACGCCCTCCAGGGCGAAAATCTCCAAAGCACGTCGGACCGACAAACGACACTCCTCAGGGGAGACCGGTGATCCGCACTCCCGCGTCGGGAATCTTATAGAATTTGTTGATCCAGATCAGCGCCGAAGTGAGGCTCTCGGACACCACCGAATTCGCCAGCGGCCCGATGTCGATCCCGCGCAGGCCGGCATCGACCGCGAGCTGCATCACCGTGGCACGCGCCTCCTTGTCGTCACCGGCCACCAGGACATCGCAGTCGATCGCGTAATCCGGATCCTTCAGCTTGTGCGCCGAGACGTTCTGGAACGCCGACACCACCCGCACGCCGTCGCCGAGCAGCGCCTGCACCGCGACCACGCAGGAGTCGGTCTCGGGCAGTTGCACCCGGGACACCTTGGGCGGCACCAGCGGCACCGTCACGTCGACCAGAATCTTGCCCTGCAATGCCTCCTTCAGCCCCTGCACCGTCGCGATCTGCGCCTGATACGGCACCGTCAGCACGACGATATCGGCAT
This genomic window contains:
- a CDS encoding IclR family transcriptional regulator; translated protein: MAIQMVSVGKTATGSQTVARALAVLELLGREGELGVRELGRQLGVAPSIAQRLINTLSEAGFVEKSLGNSKWKIGYKAFQIGSAFLASTDLNAATAPELHLLAEQHQVNSFLGVLRSQDVVYLATVQSGGPISITNAPGSRTYLHSTALGKALLLDSSDDEVQALLGTGPLKQLTKKTKRSVSAVLKDLKEGRRLGYVVCDEENLENVFAVGAPIRDASGGIIAALSGAVPRQRLSARAIEELCELVKASATRASRRLGSLK
- the npdG gene encoding NADPH-dependent F420 reductase, yielding MTAKTHTICVVGGTGAEGGGLAMRWAKHGHRVIIASRDAAKAKTAAAELGARLGGADVEGAESSAGVVDADIVVLTVPYQAQIATVQGLKEALQGKILVDVTVPLVPPKVSRVQLPETDSCVVAVQALLGDGVRVVSAFQNVSAHKLKDPDYAIDCDVLVAGDDKEARATVMQLAVDAGLRGIDIGPLANSVVSESLTSALIWINKFYKIPDAGVRITGLP
- the cofE gene encoding coenzyme F420-0:L-glutamate ligase — encoded protein: MSVRRALEIFALEGVPLVEPGDDLAGLILASLADCGRHLQDHDIVVIAQKVVSKAEGRGIDLSGVTPSARAIEIAEAAHKDPRIVELILAESSEVLRVRPGVIIVEHRLGLVLANAGIDRSNVEGETALLLPLDPDASAQRIRERLVAEIGAAVGVMIIDSIGRAWRNGTIGTTIGASGIATMRDLRGQPDLFGRKLETTEVGAADEVAAAASLLMGQAAEATPVVVVRGVDLAGIGTARDLLRPKHMDMFR
- the cofD gene encoding 2-phospho-L-lactate transferase encodes the protein MTAPVADDHIIALAGGVGGAKLADGLAHLLGDRLTVIVNTGDDFEHLGFHISPDLDTVTYTLGGVANSQQGWGLEGETWGFMEQLARLGGPAWFKLGDRDLATHAYRTNRLREGATLTEVTVELGAALGVTSRLLPMSDDPVRTVIHSGGRSIAFQEYFVRLACGVPVDRIEFAGAAAARLNPAIGALPRPAAVIICPSNPYLSIDPILAVPGARSWLKGLGVPIIVVSPIVGGAAIKGPAAKIMQELKAPVSALGVAAHYRGLADGIVIDNCDEALAAEIAALGMAVRVESTVMRSKADRIELAGACLAFARALLQTPAFDHPPASTK
- the arsJ gene encoding organoarsenical effux MFS transporter ArsJ — encoded protein: MRNYVIVTASYWGFTLVDGALRMLVLFHFFRLGYTPFTLAFLFLLYEAAGIVANLAGGYFASRFGIPRMLAIGQALQIAGLLMLSALDPGWTAAASVAWVVAAQGIAGVAKDLTKTASKSAIKATSAQGSGQLFRWVAWFTGSKNTMKGVGFFLGGLLLDWVGFRQALWLMAGLLGVIFIAGLALLPRHLGKAKSSKTMRELFGKSRGVNLLAAARVFMFGARDVWFVVGLPVFLYANGWRFLEVGGFLAAWTIAYGGIQAIAPSLVTRSNDGLSREVPAARLWAAVLAAIPIVLALAMAFAGVARPDLLLVIGLALFGLPFAVNSSLHSYLILAYAGSEKAAEDVGFYYAANAVGRLLGIILSGVLYQLAGISGCLIGSAVMLLLCWLITHALPLDERAAPTGEKPT